Proteins encoded in a region of the Petrotoga mexicana DSM 14811 genome:
- the metG gene encoding methionine--tRNA ligase — protein sequence MDKFYVTTPIYYVNSEPHIGSAYTTIVADIVARFRRMMGYDVFFLTGTDEHGQKVLQAAKEKNIPPQEYVDSLSSKFKNLWDEMGISYDHFVRTTDDYHIKTVQMFVDKMMENGDVYKGKYAGWYCIHDESFWDESEIITQDGVKLCPECNRELKWVEEENYFFKLSKYTEPLLKHYQNNPDFVEPSFRRNEMLQILNNGLKDLSITRTTFNWGIPLKSDPKHVVYVWVDALINYISAIGYSDDQQKFNRYWPADLHLIGKEINRFHSLIWPAMLMSVGLPLPKKVFAHGWLTVNGQKISKSLGNAVDPRVLMNAYGRDVIRYYLLRDIAFGRDGDFSEENLITRYNADLVNDLSNLVHRTLTMVEKYFNGVIPKPERKDKVDEQLIELLESKKNAYLNLMERYQFTQALENLWEIIRFSNKYIDLTEPWILGNDPNEKDRLSTVLYNLLDVIRIISILIYPVMPDTSEKILKKIGYGLEVLNRESLEKGLLHSGVKVVKGDPIFQRIDVKSWKRIIKTVDISKEDEVMSESENVQNIVEIEDFKKIDLRVAKVVKAENIEKSNKLLRLHLDLGQMGERQVIAGIKNFYSPEDLVGKKIIIIANLKPAKLMGELSEGMLLAAKDGNGNLSILTVDKDVEAGSKIS from the coding sequence ATGGATAAGTTTTACGTCACTACACCTATTTACTACGTTAACAGTGAACCACATATTGGTTCGGCATATACGACGATAGTTGCAGATATAGTAGCAAGATTTAGGAGAATGATGGGGTACGATGTTTTCTTTTTAACCGGCACGGATGAGCATGGACAAAAGGTGTTACAGGCAGCTAAAGAAAAGAATATACCTCCTCAGGAATATGTTGATTCGCTCTCTTCAAAATTTAAAAATTTATGGGATGAAATGGGGATTAGTTACGATCATTTTGTTAGAACAACAGATGATTATCATATAAAGACCGTACAGATGTTTGTTGATAAGATGATGGAGAATGGAGATGTGTACAAAGGAAAGTACGCCGGTTGGTATTGCATACACGATGAATCCTTTTGGGATGAATCTGAGATAATCACTCAAGATGGCGTTAAACTCTGCCCTGAATGTAACAGAGAATTGAAATGGGTAGAGGAAGAGAATTACTTTTTTAAACTTTCCAAATATACCGAACCGTTGTTGAAACATTATCAGAATAATCCTGATTTTGTGGAACCATCTTTTAGAAGAAATGAGATGCTACAAATTTTGAATAATGGATTAAAAGATCTTAGCATCACTAGAACTACGTTCAATTGGGGGATCCCTTTAAAGAGCGATCCTAAACATGTGGTGTATGTTTGGGTGGATGCGTTAATTAATTATATAAGTGCGATAGGCTATTCTGATGATCAACAAAAATTTAACAGGTACTGGCCCGCTGATTTACACCTTATTGGAAAAGAAATAAATAGGTTCCATTCTCTGATCTGGCCTGCTATGTTGATGTCAGTAGGGTTGCCTTTGCCGAAGAAGGTATTCGCACATGGTTGGCTAACGGTTAATGGACAAAAGATTTCAAAATCCTTGGGCAACGCCGTTGATCCAAGGGTTCTCATGAACGCCTATGGCAGAGATGTTATAAGGTATTATTTGTTAAGGGATATTGCCTTTGGTAGAGATGGAGATTTTTCGGAAGAAAACTTAATTACTCGATACAACGCTGATTTAGTCAATGATCTAAGCAATTTAGTGCATAGAACACTTACGATGGTTGAAAAGTATTTTAACGGTGTCATACCAAAACCTGAAAGAAAGGATAAGGTGGACGAGCAACTCATAGAACTTTTAGAGAGTAAGAAAAACGCTTATTTGAATTTGATGGAGCGGTATCAGTTTACACAAGCCCTTGAAAATCTATGGGAAATCATACGTTTTTCTAATAAATACATAGATTTAACAGAACCCTGGATCTTGGGGAATGATCCAAATGAGAAGGATAGGTTGTCCACCGTTTTATACAATCTGCTCGACGTTATTCGAATTATTTCTATTTTGATTTATCCAGTTATGCCTGATACTTCCGAAAAAATATTAAAAAAGATAGGTTATGGTTTGGAAGTTTTAAATCGAGAGAGCCTTGAAAAGGGCCTTTTACACAGTGGAGTTAAAGTTGTGAAAGGTGATCCCATATTTCAAAGAATCGACGTAAAAAGTTGGAAAAGAATAATTAAAACAGTAGATATCAGTAAGGAGGACGAAGTAATGTCAGAAAGTGAAAATGTTCAAAATATAGTAGAGATAGAAGATTTTAAAAAGATTGACTTAAGAGTTGCTAAAGTAGTAAAGGCAGAAAATATTGAAAAATCTAACAAACTACTGAGACTACATCTTGATTTAGGACAGATGGGTGAAAGACAAGTAATTGCAGGCATCAAAAACTTTTATTCACCTGAAGATTTAGTTGGTAAGAAGATAATAATCATCGCCAACCTAAAGCCCGCCAAATTGATGGGGGAATTATCCGAAGGTATGCTTTTAGCCGCTAAAGATGGAAACGGTAATCTGAGTATACTCACGGTAGATAAAGATGTTGAAGCTGGTTCAAAGATTTCTTAA
- the gyrA gene encoding DNA gyrase subunit A — protein MDDKIFIKDFTEELKTSYLLYSLSVIVSRAIPDVRDGLKPVQRRILYSMSELGLKHNSSFKKNARIVGEVMGKYHPHGDAAIYDALVRMGQPFTMRYPLVEAQGNFGSIDGDPPAAMRYTEARMPELGEYMLKDIEKETVDFRENFDGSLNEPVVLPTRVPNLLMNGASGIAVGMTTNIPPHNLNELVGALKLLIEKPDSEVADLLKYIKGPDFPTGGQVVDGEGLKELYETGRGKITIRGKYRIDDEGKGTSIIFEEIPYNVSKTDIIEQIVKYVVKAKEQKKDVGIKDVRDESDKEGIRLVIELKRNANIKRLINELFKHTNLQSYFYVQMNVIDNEKPSLMNLKGLLQSFLDHRVNVITRRTQYELEKARKRAHIVEGLIKAVQGIDTVVEIIRNSENPQEALKNLQETIGVSEEQAKAIADMRLISLSKLESTNLNEELKNLYKDIENAVNILQNKEKLMEVIKEELDEVVNKFGDKRRTEILYNKGDLAEEVEMIQDEDVVIVLTKWGYLKAIPSSEYKVQGRGGKGVKGLKISEEDDVKEVIYTNKLSKLMLFSSAGKAYQINAYEIETSSKSTKGKHIANFISLDEGEEIKSIVSISLDGDYDKDILIFTKQGKVKRTSLREFSSARASGIRAINLVDNDSVVDVILLDGTDRDLLVVTKLGMSLMFNSSQVRTMGRTAMGVNSIKLREGDEVINVVKVDEGKKLLLITERGYGKRVSFHSYKPQNRGGIGVKTVRDITKIGPIVSTMSVEDGRDILIFTKKGKAIRVNVNNINVLGRITQGVIIVRLDEDDSVVGAIEVQANDEK, from the coding sequence ATGGACGATAAAATATTTATCAAAGATTTTACTGAAGAATTAAAAACTTCTTACTTACTTTATTCTTTAAGTGTTATTGTAAGCAGGGCTATACCCGATGTTAGAGATGGGTTGAAACCTGTTCAGAGAAGAATACTTTACTCTATGAGCGAATTAGGGTTGAAACATAACTCTTCATTCAAAAAAAATGCTCGTATCGTTGGTGAGGTAATGGGTAAGTATCACCCCCATGGAGATGCGGCTATTTATGATGCCTTAGTTAGAATGGGACAACCTTTTACTATGAGGTATCCGTTAGTTGAGGCACAAGGAAATTTTGGCTCGATAGACGGCGATCCTCCTGCGGCTATGAGGTATACAGAAGCACGTATGCCTGAACTGGGAGAGTATATGCTCAAGGATATCGAGAAAGAAACTGTAGATTTTAGAGAGAATTTCGATGGTTCTCTGAATGAGCCCGTTGTTTTACCAACAAGAGTTCCTAACCTTTTGATGAACGGAGCAAGTGGGATAGCTGTTGGAATGACCACCAACATTCCACCTCATAATTTAAACGAACTCGTAGGAGCATTAAAACTGTTAATAGAAAAACCCGACTCTGAAGTAGCGGATCTGTTGAAGTATATTAAAGGACCTGATTTTCCAACAGGTGGCCAAGTTGTTGATGGAGAAGGGTTGAAAGAACTTTATGAAACAGGTAGAGGAAAGATAACGATTCGAGGAAAGTACAGAATAGACGACGAAGGTAAAGGGACCTCTATCATTTTTGAGGAGATCCCTTACAACGTTTCTAAGACCGATATCATCGAGCAAATTGTAAAATACGTGGTTAAGGCAAAAGAGCAAAAGAAAGATGTTGGGATAAAAGACGTTAGAGATGAGAGCGATAAAGAAGGAATAAGACTGGTAATAGAGTTGAAAAGAAACGCTAACATAAAAAGATTGATCAACGAATTGTTCAAACACACAAATCTTCAATCCTATTTTTACGTTCAAATGAATGTAATCGATAACGAAAAGCCCTCTTTGATGAATTTAAAGGGACTTTTACAGAGCTTCTTAGACCACAGGGTTAACGTCATAACAAGAAGAACCCAATACGAGTTAGAGAAGGCAAGAAAGCGTGCACATATCGTCGAAGGTCTTATCAAAGCTGTTCAAGGTATCGATACAGTGGTAGAAATCATTAGAAACTCAGAAAATCCTCAGGAAGCTTTGAAGAACCTTCAAGAAACGATAGGCGTGAGTGAAGAACAGGCAAAAGCCATAGCAGATATGAGATTGATCAGCCTTTCAAAACTTGAAAGCACCAACTTAAATGAAGAGCTGAAAAACCTATACAAAGATATAGAAAACGCTGTGAATATTCTGCAAAACAAAGAAAAACTTATGGAAGTAATCAAAGAAGAGCTCGATGAAGTAGTGAATAAGTTTGGTGATAAAAGAAGAACGGAGATACTATACAACAAAGGAGATTTAGCCGAAGAGGTTGAAATGATTCAAGATGAAGATGTCGTAATAGTTTTAACCAAATGGGGTTACCTCAAAGCCATTCCTTCATCGGAATACAAGGTTCAAGGAAGAGGCGGAAAAGGGGTAAAAGGATTAAAAATTTCTGAAGAAGATGATGTAAAAGAGGTCATATATACGAACAAATTATCCAAATTAATGCTCTTTAGTTCTGCTGGTAAAGCATATCAAATAAATGCCTACGAAATCGAAACCAGTTCGAAAAGCACAAAAGGCAAACATATCGCTAACTTCATCAGTTTAGATGAAGGAGAAGAGATAAAAAGTATCGTTTCCATATCTTTAGACGGAGATTACGACAAAGACATTCTCATTTTTACAAAACAAGGTAAGGTGAAGAGAACATCTTTGAGAGAATTCAGCAGTGCACGAGCTTCTGGTATTAGAGCCATCAATCTGGTTGATAACGACTCAGTTGTCGATGTAATATTGCTTGATGGAACGGATAGAGATTTGTTGGTCGTGACAAAGCTAGGTATGTCCTTAATGTTCAACTCTTCCCAGGTAAGAACGATGGGAAGAACAGCAATGGGTGTTAACTCAATAAAATTGCGTGAAGGCGATGAAGTGATCAACGTGGTGAAGGTCGATGAAGGCAAAAAACTGTTGTTGATCACAGAAAGAGGTTATGGAAAGAGAGTTTCATTTCATTCTTATAAGCCACAAAATCGTGGAGGAATTGGGGTAAAAACGGTACGAGACATAACAAAAATAGGTCCGATAGTTTCAACTATGAGTGTGGAAGATGGGAGAGACATACTGATATTCACTAAAAAAGGTAAGGCTATAAGGGTAAATGTAAATAATATAAATGTTTTAGGAAGAATCACCCAAGGTGTTATAATTGTTAGACTGGATGAAGACGATTCAGTTGTAGGAGCGATTGAAGTTCAAGCTAATGATGAAAAGTAG
- a CDS encoding proline--tRNA ligase has translation MRFSKLYAPTLKETPSDSDIKSYELLIRGGFIRKISSGVYSYLPLGWKVIRKIEQIVREEMEKIGSQEIMLPIIHPAELWKMTGRWEDYGPELMKLKDRHDREFTLGPTHEEIITFLMKNELRSYKQFPINLFQIATKFRDEIRPRFGVLRAREFIMKDAYTFHTDYNSLHESYQHFYDAYENILKRIGLKYVVVEADTGAIGGSFSHEFHVLAQNGEGEIFYCEKCGYAASDEKARSGEDFSVDENEAVKEMEKVDTQHAKTIEEVSKFLNISEKKLIKSILLRSSKGWIMALIRGDYEINLAKIRSVLQDQSLELADPQDVLKEFGVNVGFIGPVNIPENIKIVADLSVKSIKNGVIGAMEEKRHYISANPERDFRIDLFADIRYVKEGEKCPTQGCNSTLKQTRGIEVGQIFELGDKYSSKMNAVFTDENGEQKPYIMGCYGWGVSRTLGAIVEQLNDKNGIIWPKSVAPFEVAIIPIAMNDEAIVNTSQEIYDYFLKEGIDVIIDDREVSAGFKFKDIDLIGVPIKIIIGKRLKEGKIELKQRDKEESTLIEFKNVKELYDKVKEALEKYDPTQNLTI, from the coding sequence TTGAGATTTTCCAAACTTTATGCTCCTACTTTAAAAGAAACACCATCTGATTCTGACATAAAAAGTTACGAGTTATTGATCAGAGGAGGGTTTATAAGAAAGATTTCGTCAGGTGTTTACAGTTATCTTCCTCTTGGATGGAAGGTCATAAGAAAAATTGAACAGATAGTCAGAGAAGAAATGGAAAAGATAGGTTCTCAAGAGATAATGCTACCCATAATACATCCAGCAGAGCTGTGGAAAATGACGGGAAGATGGGAAGATTACGGTCCAGAATTGATGAAACTTAAGGATCGACACGATAGAGAGTTTACTTTAGGCCCTACACATGAGGAAATTATCACATTTTTGATGAAAAATGAGCTCAGGTCGTACAAACAGTTCCCCATCAACCTTTTCCAAATAGCTACTAAGTTTAGAGATGAAATAAGGCCAAGGTTTGGGGTGTTAAGGGCAAGAGAGTTCATCATGAAAGACGCCTACACATTTCACACCGACTACAACTCATTGCATGAATCTTACCAACATTTCTATGATGCCTATGAGAACATCTTAAAAAGAATAGGTTTGAAATATGTCGTTGTAGAAGCGGATACCGGTGCAATTGGTGGTTCTTTTTCTCATGAATTTCATGTATTGGCACAAAACGGCGAGGGAGAAATATTTTACTGTGAAAAATGTGGTTATGCTGCCAGTGATGAAAAGGCAAGATCGGGTGAAGATTTTTCAGTAGATGAAAACGAAGCTGTCAAAGAAATGGAAAAAGTTGATACTCAACACGCCAAAACCATCGAAGAAGTCTCCAAATTCTTGAACATTTCTGAAAAAAAGTTGATAAAATCTATACTGCTAAGATCCAGCAAAGGATGGATTATGGCACTAATTAGAGGAGACTATGAGATAAACCTTGCCAAGATCAGGTCCGTTCTTCAAGATCAAAGTCTGGAACTAGCCGATCCGCAAGACGTTCTAAAAGAATTTGGTGTAAACGTTGGATTTATAGGTCCAGTGAACATACCTGAAAACATCAAAATAGTTGCAGATTTAAGTGTAAAATCTATAAAAAATGGTGTTATAGGGGCTATGGAGGAAAAAAGGCATTATATAAGCGCCAATCCCGAACGAGATTTCCGAATAGATTTGTTTGCAGACATTAGATATGTAAAAGAAGGAGAAAAATGTCCAACCCAAGGCTGTAATTCCACACTTAAACAGACAAGAGGTATAGAAGTTGGTCAAATTTTTGAGTTAGGAGACAAATACTCTTCAAAAATGAACGCAGTTTTCACCGATGAAAACGGGGAACAAAAACCTTACATTATGGGATGCTATGGCTGGGGGGTATCGAGAACCTTAGGTGCAATAGTCGAACAATTAAACGACAAAAATGGGATAATCTGGCCCAAAAGCGTTGCACCTTTTGAGGTAGCAATAATACCCATTGCCATGAACGACGAAGCAATTGTAAATACATCCCAAGAGATCTACGACTACTTTTTAAAAGAAGGAATCGATGTTATTATAGACGACAGAGAAGTCTCTGCAGGATTTAAGTTCAAAGATATAGATCTAATCGGGGTACCCATAAAAATTATTATCGGCAAACGTTTAAAAGAAGGAAAAATAGAGTTAAAACAAAGAGATAAAGAAGAAAGCACACTGATAGAATTCAAAAATGTAAAAGAGTTATACGATAAAGTCAAAGAAGCATTAGAAAAGTATGATCCAACTCAAAATTTAACAATCTAA
- the lexA gene encoding transcriptional repressor LexA — MEELTKRQSQVLDFIKSYMEKNGFAPSIRDIMKHFNFKSPRAAHKHLIILEKKGYIERKNVSRGIKMMPKSGEIFATETLAPVSGKIAAGDAIEAIQTISDYIPIPTNFFPKNYEYFSLRVEGNSMIEAQIKSGDFVIIRKQDYAMDGDIVVALIDGNEATLKRYKRLNEDEVLLVPENKSMKEIKVKADRLKIQGKMVGLIRVL, encoded by the coding sequence ATGGAGGAATTGACAAAAAGGCAGTCACAGGTTCTGGACTTCATAAAATCTTATATGGAAAAAAATGGATTTGCTCCAAGTATCAGAGATATTATGAAACATTTTAATTTTAAAAGTCCAAGAGCGGCACATAAGCATCTCATAATTTTGGAAAAAAAAGGTTATATCGAGCGTAAAAATGTATCACGTGGAATAAAGATGATGCCAAAATCGGGAGAAATTTTTGCCACAGAGACTTTGGCTCCTGTTTCAGGAAAGATAGCAGCGGGAGATGCCATAGAAGCTATACAAACAATTAGCGATTACATTCCCATACCCACTAATTTTTTCCCAAAAAATTACGAATATTTTTCACTCAGAGTTGAAGGAAACTCCATGATAGAAGCACAGATCAAGAGCGGAGATTTTGTTATAATACGTAAACAAGATTACGCCATGGATGGAGACATAGTGGTTGCATTGATAGATGGAAATGAAGCAACACTTAAAAGGTACAAAAGGCTGAATGAAGACGAAGTGCTGCTTGTACCAGAAAATAAAAGTATGAAAGAGATAAAGGTCAAAGCTGATCGTTTAAAGATACAAGGAAAGATGGTAGGCTTAATAAGAGTGCTATAA
- the rpiB gene encoding ribose 5-phosphate isomerase B: MKIAIASDHAGYEMKEQIKNYLLEKKFDIIDLGTNSNASVDYPDYAKKLGEKVTKGEVDFGIGICGTGIGMSIAVNKVKGVRGALCLYPSMAEYARKHNDANVLVLAGRLMGIDLAIWTVVKFLSTDFEAGRHKRRVDKIDEIS, translated from the coding sequence ATGAAAATTGCAATTGCCTCCGATCATGCCGGATATGAAATGAAAGAACAAATTAAGAATTATCTTTTAGAGAAGAAATTCGATATAATAGATTTGGGGACTAATTCCAATGCTAGTGTTGATTATCCTGATTATGCCAAAAAACTTGGTGAAAAAGTAACCAAAGGAGAAGTTGATTTCGGCATAGGTATCTGTGGTACTGGAATAGGAATGTCAATCGCAGTGAACAAAGTGAAAGGCGTACGAGGTGCATTATGCTTGTATCCATCGATGGCAGAATATGCCAGAAAACATAACGACGCCAACGTTTTGGTTTTAGCAGGTAGACTTATGGGCATTGATTTAGCCATCTGGACGGTAGTAAAATTTTTATCGACAGATTTTGAAGCTGGAAGACATAAAAGGCGTGTTGATAAAATAGACGAAATTAGCTAA